A genomic window from Pseudomonas argentinensis includes:
- a CDS encoding alkaline phosphatase family protein yields MPSKVILVILDGLNFEVARHALGHLQAYRAAGRAALYKLECELPSLSRPLYECILTGVTPIDSGVVHNNVVRLSSERSVFHYARAAGLSTAAAAYHWISELYNRAPFVAARDRHTSDAELPIQHGHFYYLDHYPGSHLFDDAESLRLAHAPDFLLVHPMNIDDAGHKHGLNSSGYRNAARVADILLANYLQGWLDAGYQVLVTADHGMNDDRSHNGLLPEEREVPLFVLGDAFSLSEAAAPKQLELCGTICELLGVAHDKPLCRELLR; encoded by the coding sequence ATGCCGTCCAAGGTCATCCTCGTCATTCTCGACGGCCTCAATTTCGAGGTCGCTCGGCATGCGCTCGGCCACCTGCAGGCGTATCGCGCCGCTGGCCGTGCTGCGCTGTACAAACTCGAGTGCGAACTACCATCGCTGTCACGGCCGCTCTACGAGTGCATTCTCACTGGCGTGACGCCCATCGACAGCGGCGTCGTGCACAACAACGTGGTGCGCCTGAGCAGCGAGCGCAGCGTGTTCCACTACGCTCGCGCCGCCGGGCTGAGCACCGCAGCCGCGGCCTACCACTGGATAAGTGAGCTGTATAACCGCGCGCCCTTCGTGGCGGCCCGCGATCGGCATACCAGCGATGCCGAGCTGCCGATCCAGCACGGGCATTTCTATTACCTTGACCACTACCCGGGCTCGCACCTGTTCGACGATGCCGAGAGCCTACGCCTGGCCCATGCGCCGGACTTTCTGCTGGTGCACCCGATGAACATCGACGACGCCGGCCACAAGCACGGCCTGAACAGCAGCGGGTACCGCAATGCTGCGCGGGTCGCCGACATCCTGCTGGCCAATTACCTGCAAGGCTGGCTGGACGCCGGTTATCAGGTGCTGGTGACCGCCGACCACGGCATGAACGACGACCGCTCCCACAATGGCTTGCTGCCCGAAGAACGCGAAGTGCCGCTGTTCGTGCTCGGCGATGCCTTCAGCCTCAGCGAAGCCGCCGCGCCGAAACAGCTGGAGCTGTGCGGCACCATCTGCGAGCTGCTCGGCGTGGCCCATGACAAACCTCTGTGCCGGGAGCTGCTGCGATGA
- a CDS encoding ABC transporter permease, which produces MSATHKPRGKWLALLCLLPFAVFFIAFQIAPLVWVALNSLNTPDGWGLGNFEKAFASKFYMQAVKHSLQIAFWSSVFGMLIAIIGSYSLRQVDSKLRDFVIAFSNMTSNFAGVPLAFAFIILLGFNGALTLLLIQAGLIDSFNLYSKNGLIVLYTYFQIPLGVLLLYPAFDALRQDWRESAALLGAGTWDFWRHIGLPVLTPALLGTFVILLANALGAYATVYYLTTGNFNVLPIRIAAMISGDISLDPHMASALAMILVGLMAAITLIHQLLLRRSYHVPR; this is translated from the coding sequence ATGAGCGCCACCCACAAGCCGCGCGGCAAATGGCTGGCCCTGCTGTGCCTGCTGCCCTTCGCGGTGTTCTTTATCGCCTTCCAGATCGCGCCCTTGGTGTGGGTCGCGCTCAACAGCCTGAACACTCCGGATGGCTGGGGGTTGGGCAATTTCGAGAAGGCCTTCGCCTCGAAGTTCTACATGCAGGCGGTCAAGCACAGCCTGCAGATCGCCTTCTGGTCAAGCGTGTTCGGCATGCTGATCGCCATCATCGGCAGCTACTCGCTGCGCCAGGTGGATTCGAAGCTGCGCGACTTCGTGATCGCCTTTTCCAACATGACCAGCAACTTCGCCGGCGTGCCCCTGGCATTCGCGTTCATCATCCTGCTCGGCTTCAACGGCGCGCTGACCCTGCTGCTGATCCAGGCCGGGCTGATCGACAGCTTCAACCTGTACTCCAAGAACGGCCTGATCGTGCTCTACACCTACTTCCAGATTCCCCTCGGCGTGCTGCTGCTCTACCCGGCCTTCGACGCCCTGCGCCAGGACTGGCGCGAGTCGGCTGCCTTGCTCGGCGCCGGCACCTGGGACTTCTGGCGGCACATCGGCCTGCCGGTACTGACCCCGGCGCTGCTCGGCACCTTCGTGATCCTGCTGGCCAATGCCCTGGGCGCCTACGCCACGGTGTACTACCTGACCACGGGCAACTTCAACGTGCTGCCGATCCGTATCGCCGCGATGATTTCCGGGGACATCTCCCTCGACCCGCACATGGCCAGCGCCCTGGCGATGATCCTGGTCGGTCTGATGGCGGCGATCACCCTCATCCATCAATTGCTGCTGAGGAGGAGCTACCATGTCCCGCGCTGA
- a CDS encoding ABC transporter permease: MSRADAPGAGLYHRVVVWLLFLILLLPLAGTLLYSLATSWSATILPDGLTFKWYLELWGEPRFLKAFAQSLLVCFGALALSVVLILPLLFVVHYHFPKLDAVMNVLILLPFAVPPVVSAVGLLQLYGSGPLAMVGTPWILIGCYFTIALPFMYRAITNNLQAINLRDLMDAAHLLGASTWKAAFLVVLPNLRKGLMVSLFLSFSFLFGEFVFANLLVGTRYETLQVYLNNMKNSSGHFNSALVISYFFFVLVFTWAANRLNRDKA, encoded by the coding sequence ATGTCCCGCGCTGATGCCCCGGGGGCCGGTCTCTACCACCGCGTGGTGGTCTGGCTGCTGTTTCTGATCCTGCTGCTGCCCCTGGCCGGCACCCTGCTCTACTCCCTGGCCACCAGTTGGTCGGCGACCATCCTGCCGGACGGGCTGACCTTCAAGTGGTACCTCGAGCTATGGGGCGAGCCGCGCTTTCTCAAGGCCTTCGCCCAGTCGCTGCTGGTCTGCTTCGGCGCCCTGGCACTGTCGGTGGTGCTGATCCTGCCGCTGCTGTTCGTGGTGCATTACCACTTCCCGAAACTCGATGCGGTGATGAACGTGCTGATCCTCTTGCCGTTCGCCGTGCCGCCGGTGGTGTCCGCCGTCGGCCTCTTGCAGCTCTACGGCTCCGGTCCGCTGGCCATGGTCGGCACGCCGTGGATCCTGATCGGCTGCTACTTCACCATCGCCCTGCCGTTCATGTACCGAGCCATCACCAACAACCTGCAGGCCATCAACCTGCGCGACCTGATGGACGCCGCCCACCTGCTCGGCGCCAGCACCTGGAAGGCCGCCTTTCTGGTGGTGCTGCCCAACCTGCGCAAGGGCCTGATGGTGTCGCTGTTCCTGTCCTTCAGCTTCCTGTTCGGCGAATTCGTGTTCGCCAACCTCTTGGTCGGCACGCGCTACGAGACCCTGCAGGTGTACCTCAACAACATGAAGAACAGCAGCGGCCACTTCAACAGCGCCCTGGTGATCTCCTACTTCTTTTTCGTCCTGGTGTTCACCTGGGCGGCCAATCGACTGAACAGGGACAAGGCATGA
- a CDS encoding ABC transporter ATP-binding protein: MSFLSIQNLHKNYGGTAIFSDINAEIEQGEFVTLLGPSGCGKSTLLRCIAGLTEVNGGKILLGGEDLVPLAPQKRGIGMVFQSYALFPNMTAAQNVAFGLRMQKVGKEQSAARVQEALAMVELGDFAGRYPHQLSGGQCQRVALARSLVTRPRLLLLDEPLSALDARIRKHLREQIRSIQQELGLTTIFVTHDQEEALVMSDRIFLMNAGRIVQSGDAETLYTAPADAFAAGFIGNYNLLDAPTASRLLGRLVSSQVAIRPEAIVLGKGPISATIRSHALLGNIIRYRVDAGGVELLVDVLNRSADDLHANGQPISLDIAANAVREVA, encoded by the coding sequence ATGAGCTTCCTGAGCATCCAGAACCTGCACAAGAATTACGGCGGCACCGCGATCTTCAGCGACATCAACGCCGAGATCGAACAGGGCGAGTTCGTCACCCTCCTCGGCCCGTCCGGCTGCGGCAAATCCACCCTGCTGCGCTGCATCGCCGGCCTTACCGAGGTCAACGGCGGCAAGATCCTGCTCGGTGGCGAAGACCTGGTGCCGCTCGCGCCACAGAAGCGCGGCATCGGCATGGTGTTCCAGAGCTACGCGCTGTTCCCTAACATGACTGCCGCCCAGAACGTCGCCTTCGGCCTGCGCATGCAGAAGGTCGGCAAGGAACAATCCGCCGCCCGTGTGCAGGAAGCCTTGGCGATGGTCGAGCTGGGCGACTTCGCCGGCCGCTACCCGCATCAGCTGTCCGGCGGCCAGTGCCAGCGCGTCGCCCTGGCCCGCTCGCTGGTCACCCGCCCGCGCCTGCTGCTGCTCGACGAACCGCTGTCGGCCCTCGATGCGCGCATCCGCAAGCACCTGCGCGAGCAGATCCGCAGCATCCAGCAGGAGCTTGGCCTGACGACGATTTTCGTTACCCACGATCAGGAAGAGGCATTGGTCATGAGCGACCGCATCTTCCTGATGAACGCCGGGCGCATCGTCCAGAGCGGCGACGCGGAAACCCTCTACACCGCGCCGGCCGACGCCTTCGCCGCCGGTTTCATCGGCAACTACAACCTGCTCGACGCGCCCACCGCCAGCCGCCTGCTCGGCCGCCTGGTGAGCAGCCAGGTGGCGATTCGCCCGGAAGCCATCGTGCTCGGCAAGGGCCCGATCAGCGCCACCATTCGCAGCCACGCCCTGCTCGGTAATATCATCCGCTACCGGGTGGACGCCGGCGGCGTGGAACTATTGGTCGACGTGCTCAACCGTAGCGCCGACGACCTGCACGCCAACGGCCAGCCCATCTCACTGGATATCGCGGCGAATGCCGTGCGAGAGGTAGCTTGA
- a CDS encoding HAD family hydrolase → MALAIFDLDETLINGDCASLWSEHMATLGWVDGESFIAKDHQLMAAYAEGKLAMEDYMTFSLSPLVGRTPEEVAFVVEPFVEDVIEPIFFSDATRCLANHREAGDRILIISASAHFLVSAIAERLKVNEVLAIDLHEEYGHYSGKTTGVLTYREGKVTRLHAWLEENGESLDGAHFYSDSRNDLPLLQRVDNPHAVNPDPVLREHAEREGWPILSWS, encoded by the coding sequence ATGGCCCTGGCAATTTTCGATCTCGACGAAACCCTGATCAACGGCGACTGCGCCAGCCTGTGGAGCGAACACATGGCCACCCTGGGCTGGGTCGACGGCGAGAGTTTCATCGCCAAGGATCACCAACTGATGGCGGCGTACGCCGAAGGCAAACTGGCCATGGAGGACTACATGACCTTCAGCCTGTCGCCGCTGGTGGGGCGCACGCCCGAAGAAGTCGCCTTCGTGGTCGAGCCCTTCGTGGAAGACGTGATCGAGCCGATCTTCTTCAGCGACGCCACCCGCTGCCTGGCCAACCATCGCGAGGCCGGCGACCGCATCCTGATCATCTCCGCCTCGGCGCATTTTCTGGTCAGCGCCATTGCCGAACGCCTGAAGGTCAACGAGGTACTGGCCATCGACCTGCACGAGGAATACGGCCATTACAGCGGCAAGACCACGGGCGTGCTGACCTACCGCGAGGGCAAGGTCACCCGCCTGCATGCCTGGCTCGAAGAAAACGGCGAAAGCCTGGACGGCGCCCACTTCTACTCCGACTCACGCAACGACCTGCCGCTGCTGCAGCGGGTCGACAACCCCCACGCGGTGAACCCCGACCCGGTGCTGCGCGAGCATGCCGAACGGGAGGGCTGGCCGATTCTGAGCTGGAGTTGA
- the rbsD gene encoding D-ribose pyranase, with translation MKKTPLLNAELSAAIARLGHGDIIVIGDAGMPVPAGTPCIDLALTAGVPDFVTTLQVVLSEMQVQGHLLARETLEVAPLALGAIEKLSAEGELGERQLVSHDELKVACAKARVQIRTGECRPYSNIALIAGVTF, from the coding sequence ATGAAGAAGACGCCACTGCTCAACGCCGAACTCTCCGCCGCCATCGCTCGCCTGGGCCATGGCGACATCATCGTCATTGGCGACGCCGGCATGCCGGTACCCGCAGGTACGCCATGCATCGACCTGGCGCTGACCGCCGGTGTACCGGACTTCGTCACCACCTTGCAGGTGGTGCTCAGCGAGATGCAGGTGCAAGGCCATCTGCTGGCGAGGGAAACCCTGGAGGTGGCGCCACTGGCGCTCGGAGCCATCGAGAAACTGAGCGCAGAAGGCGAGCTGGGCGAGCGCCAACTGGTCAGCCATGACGAGCTCAAGGTCGCCTGTGCCAAGGCTCGTGTGCAGATTCGTACCGGGGAGTGCCGGCCTTACAGCAATATCGCGTTGATTGCGGGTGTGACGTTCTAA
- the rbsK gene encoding ribokinase encodes MHAKVVVVGSLNMDLIVRTPRFPVGGETLSGHGFATAAGGKGANQAVAAARLGAKVAMVGCVGDDANGAELRAGLLAEGIDCSGVATVPGVATGIATILVDDAGQNAIVIAAGGNGEMTAERLADHDGLLEKADIVIAQLEVPMATVEATLARAHALGRTVILNPAPAVGPLPESWYSLIDYLIPNESEAALLTGIAVDSPRSALQAAETLLASGARRVLITLGSQGVFYADGERHLHLPVEPVVAVDTTAAGDTFVGGFAAGLAEGMPLESAIRLGQQAAALAVTRPGAQPSIPHRHELPA; translated from the coding sequence ATGCACGCGAAAGTAGTTGTGGTGGGCAGCTTGAACATGGACCTGATCGTCCGCACGCCGCGTTTCCCGGTTGGCGGCGAAACGCTGTCCGGCCACGGCTTTGCCACTGCCGCCGGCGGCAAGGGCGCCAACCAGGCCGTGGCCGCGGCGCGCCTCGGCGCCAAGGTGGCGATGGTCGGCTGCGTGGGCGACGACGCCAATGGTGCCGAGCTGCGCGCCGGCCTGCTTGCCGAAGGCATCGACTGCAGCGGCGTGGCGACGGTGCCCGGTGTGGCCACCGGCATCGCGACGATTCTGGTCGACGACGCCGGCCAGAACGCCATCGTCATCGCGGCGGGCGGCAACGGCGAAATGACCGCCGAGCGCCTGGCCGACCATGATGGGTTGCTGGAGAAAGCCGATATCGTCATTGCCCAGCTGGAAGTGCCCATGGCCACGGTCGAGGCCACCTTGGCCCGCGCTCACGCGCTGGGCCGCACGGTGATCCTCAACCCGGCACCCGCCGTTGGGCCATTGCCGGAAAGCTGGTACAGCCTGATCGACTACCTGATTCCCAACGAGAGCGAAGCCGCGCTGCTGACCGGTATCGCTGTCGACTCGCCGCGCAGCGCGCTGCAGGCCGCGGAAACACTGTTGGCCAGTGGCGCCCGCCGCGTACTGATCACCCTCGGCAGCCAGGGCGTTTTCTACGCCGATGGCGAGCGCCATCTGCACCTGCCGGTCGAGCCTGTGGTGGCGGTCGACACCACCGCCGCCGGTGACACCTTTGTCGGTGGGTTCGCTGCCGGGCTGGCCGAAGGCATGCCGCTGGAAAGCGCTATCCGCCTCGGCCAGCAAGCTGCCGCCCTGGCCGTCACCCGGCCGGGCGCACAGCCCTCCATCCCTCATCGCCACGAGTTGCCCGCATGA
- a CDS encoding LacI family DNA-binding transcriptional regulator, with amino-acid sequence MATIKDVAARAGISYTTVSHVVNGTRPVSDPVRSKVEAAIAELGYVPSGVARSLRARATGTIGLLVPNASNPYFAELARGIEDHAERNGYSVILCNSDDDIDKQLRYLRVLLERRIDGLIVATVASDAAFAQALAGLKVPLMLVDRSLDGVTADRVQVDHERGAYLATRHLLELGHRHIACIGGPASTQVVQLRAAGYRRALAEANVRALPVADCAFTSPAGHAAAQVLLGGDDAPTAIFAGNDMIALGVLRAAAERKMNVPRQLSVVGFDDIEVSRYLHPALTTVGQSIGQLGETAAARLLARIRTPSLSAEQRLIEPTLVLRESSAAPLV; translated from the coding sequence GTGGCCACCATCAAGGACGTCGCCGCCCGGGCCGGTATTTCCTACACCACGGTGTCACACGTGGTGAACGGAACCCGGCCGGTCAGCGATCCGGTGCGCAGCAAGGTCGAGGCGGCCATCGCCGAGCTGGGCTATGTGCCCAGCGGCGTGGCCCGCTCGCTGCGAGCCCGCGCCACCGGCACCATCGGTTTGCTGGTGCCGAACGCCAGCAACCCGTACTTCGCCGAGCTGGCCCGCGGCATCGAGGACCATGCCGAACGCAACGGCTACAGCGTGATCCTGTGCAATTCCGACGATGACATCGACAAGCAGCTGCGCTACCTGCGCGTGCTGCTGGAGCGGCGCATCGACGGGCTGATCGTCGCCACCGTGGCCAGCGATGCGGCATTCGCCCAGGCGCTGGCGGGCTTGAAGGTGCCGCTGATGCTGGTCGACCGTTCCCTCGATGGCGTGACGGCCGATCGCGTGCAGGTGGATCACGAGCGCGGCGCCTACCTGGCGACACGACACCTGCTCGAACTCGGCCATCGGCATATCGCCTGTATCGGTGGGCCGGCCAGCACCCAGGTGGTCCAGCTGCGCGCGGCGGGCTACCGACGGGCCCTGGCCGAAGCCAACGTCAGGGCGCTGCCGGTGGCCGACTGCGCCTTTACCAGCCCGGCCGGGCACGCGGCGGCCCAAGTACTGCTGGGCGGCGATGACGCGCCAACGGCGATTTTCGCCGGCAACGACATGATCGCCCTGGGCGTGCTGCGCGCCGCTGCCGAACGTAAGATGAACGTGCCGCGGCAGCTCTCGGTGGTGGGCTTCGATGACATCGAAGTCAGTCGCTACCTGCACCCGGCATTGACCACCGTCGGCCAATCCATCGGCCAACTTGGCGAGACCGCGGCTGCGCGGCTGCTGGCGCGTATCCGCACCCCTAGCCTGAGCGCCGAACAGCGACTCATCGAACCCACCCTCGTGCTGCGCGAATCCAGCGCGGCGCCCCTTGTTTGA
- a CDS encoding ABC transporter permease, producing the protein MTTLSATPTKRSGTHQGLGTYLGLAGALLAMIVLFSSLSSHFLSYSTFTTLANQIPDLMVLAVGMTLILIIGGIDLSVGSVLALAAAVVSVATLGFGWGILPAALLGMACAALAGSVTGIITVAWGIPSFIVSLGVLEMARGLAYQLTDSRTAYIGDAYAWLSTPFAAGISPSFVIALLVIAAAHLLLTRTVFGRYLVAIGTNEEAVRLAGINPKPYKISVFALMGLLAGLAALFQISRLEAADPNAGSGLELQVIAAVVIGGTSLMGGRGSVISTFFGVLIISVLAAGLAQIGASEPTKRIITGAVIVIAVILDTYRSYRAKRRA; encoded by the coding sequence ATGACCACTCTGTCCGCCACGCCCACCAAGCGCAGTGGCACGCACCAGGGCCTGGGCACCTACCTCGGCCTGGCTGGCGCGTTGCTGGCGATGATCGTGCTGTTCTCATCGCTGAGCAGCCATTTCCTGTCCTACTCGACCTTCACCACCCTGGCCAACCAGATCCCCGATCTGATGGTGCTGGCGGTGGGCATGACACTGATCCTGATCATTGGCGGCATCGACCTGTCCGTCGGTTCGGTGCTGGCCCTGGCCGCTGCCGTGGTCAGCGTGGCGACCCTCGGCTTCGGCTGGGGCATCCTGCCCGCGGCGCTGCTGGGGATGGCCTGCGCGGCGTTGGCTGGCAGCGTCACCGGGATCATCACCGTGGCCTGGGGCATTCCGTCGTTCATCGTGTCCCTCGGCGTACTGGAGATGGCCCGCGGCCTGGCCTACCAGCTCACCGACTCGCGCACCGCCTATATCGGCGATGCCTACGCCTGGCTGTCGACGCCGTTCGCAGCCGGTATCTCGCCGTCTTTCGTGATCGCCTTGCTGGTGATCGCTGCCGCGCACCTGCTGCTGACCCGTACCGTGTTCGGCCGTTACCTGGTGGCCATCGGCACCAACGAGGAAGCGGTACGTCTGGCCGGCATCAACCCCAAGCCCTACAAGATTTCGGTGTTCGCGCTGATGGGCCTGCTCGCCGGCCTGGCGGCACTGTTCCAGATTTCCCGCCTGGAAGCCGCCGACCCGAATGCCGGTTCTGGCCTGGAATTGCAGGTGATCGCCGCGGTGGTGATCGGCGGCACCAGCCTGATGGGTGGCCGTGGCTCGGTGATCAGCACCTTCTTTGGCGTGCTGATCATTTCCGTGCTGGCCGCAGGCCTGGCGCAGATCGGCGCCAGCGAGCCGACCAAGCGCATCATCACCGGTGCGGTGATCGTCATCGCGGTGATCCTCGACACCTACCGCAGCTACCGCGCCAAGCGCCGGGCCTGA
- a CDS encoding sugar ABC transporter ATP-binding protein produces MAGETVLAARNIGKTYVQPVLGGVELELRAGEVLALTGENGAGKSTLSKIFCGLEQPTTGSLSFLGQPYAPASRREAERLGVRMVLQELNLLPTLTVAENLFLDNLPSRGGWISRGRLREMAREAMARVGLEAIDPDTPVAALGVGHQQMVEIARNLIGDCRVLVLDEPTAMLTAREVGLLFEQIQRLRDAGVAIVYISHRLEELAKVAQRVAVLRDGQLVAVEPIDRYSSDELVTLMVGREVGEAIDLGERQMGAPLLQVSNLCRRGKVDDVSFSVRAGEIYGISGLIGAGRTELLRLIYGADPADSGQVAIGNPPAPVRVRSPAEAVGHGIALITEDRKGEGLLLGQPIAANLALGNMPAVSRHGVMRPAAEQALAQRQIDAMRIRCNGAHQAVAELSGGNQQKVVIGRWLERDCQVLLFDEPTRGIDVGAKFEIYGLLGELARQGKALVVVSSDLRELMLICDRIGVLSAGRLIETFDRDDWSQDRLLAAAFAGYRSREALIGDVAPPLQELCQ; encoded by the coding sequence GTGGCCGGCGAGACCGTTCTCGCCGCCCGCAATATCGGCAAGACCTATGTCCAGCCCGTGCTGGGCGGGGTCGAGCTGGAGCTGCGCGCCGGTGAAGTGCTGGCGCTGACCGGCGAGAACGGCGCCGGTAAAAGTACCCTGTCGAAGATTTTCTGTGGGCTGGAACAACCGACTACCGGCTCCCTGAGCTTTCTCGGCCAGCCCTATGCCCCGGCCAGCCGCCGCGAGGCCGAGCGCCTCGGCGTGCGCATGGTGTTGCAGGAGCTCAACCTGCTGCCGACGCTGACCGTGGCCGAGAACCTGTTTCTCGACAACCTGCCCAGCCGAGGCGGCTGGATTTCCCGTGGCCGCCTGCGCGAGATGGCGCGCGAGGCCATGGCGCGGGTCGGCCTGGAGGCCATCGACCCGGATACCCCGGTGGCAGCGCTGGGCGTTGGCCATCAGCAGATGGTCGAGATTGCCCGAAACCTGATTGGTGACTGCCGCGTACTGGTGCTCGACGAACCCACGGCGATGCTTACTGCCCGTGAAGTCGGTTTGCTGTTCGAGCAGATCCAGCGCCTGCGCGACGCCGGTGTGGCCATCGTGTACATCTCCCACCGCCTGGAAGAGCTGGCCAAGGTGGCGCAGCGCGTCGCCGTGCTGCGTGACGGCCAACTGGTCGCCGTGGAGCCCATCGACCGTTACAGCAGCGACGAGCTGGTCACCCTGATGGTCGGCCGCGAGGTCGGTGAAGCCATCGACCTGGGCGAACGGCAGATGGGTGCGCCGCTGCTGCAGGTCAGCAATCTGTGCCGCCGCGGCAAGGTCGACGATGTTTCGTTCAGCGTGCGGGCAGGGGAGATCTATGGCATTTCCGGGTTGATCGGCGCAGGCCGTACCGAATTGTTGCGGCTGATCTATGGCGCCGACCCGGCTGACAGCGGCCAGGTGGCCATCGGCAATCCGCCTGCGCCGGTGCGCGTGCGTTCACCGGCTGAAGCGGTGGGCCACGGTATCGCCCTGATCACCGAAGACCGCAAGGGCGAAGGCCTGCTGCTCGGCCAGCCGATTGCCGCCAACCTGGCGCTGGGCAATATGCCGGCCGTTTCCAGGCATGGCGTGATGCGCCCGGCAGCGGAGCAGGCACTGGCGCAGCGGCAGATCGACGCCATGCGCATTCGCTGCAACGGCGCTCACCAGGCGGTTGCCGAATTGTCCGGCGGCAACCAGCAGAAGGTGGTCATCGGCCGCTGGCTGGAGCGCGACTGCCAAGTGCTGCTGTTCGACGAGCCGACCCGCGGCATCGATGTTGGCGCCAAGTTCGAAATCTACGGCCTGCTCGGTGAGCTGGCCCGCCAGGGCAAGGCGCTCGTGGTGGTGTCCAGTGACCTGCGTGAGCTGATGCTGATCTGCGACCGTATCGGCGTGCTGTCTGCTGGCCGCCTTATCGAAACATTCGACCGCGACGACTGGAGCCAGGATCGTCTGCTGGCTGCCGCTTTTGCCGGCTACCGCAGCCGCGAAGCCCTGATCGGCGATGTCGCACCCCCGTTACAGGAGCTTTGCCAATGA
- a CDS encoding sugar ABC transporter substrate-binding protein: protein MSGFRPARLCAAIALGAAALVSFSSAHAAEGDTPRVALVMKSLANEFFRTMEDGAKAYQKENPAQFELIANGIKDETDTSAQIRIVEQMIVAKVDALVIAPADSKALVPVIKKASDAGIKVVNIDNRLDPDVVKSKGLDVPFVGPDNRKGARLVGEYLAQNKLKAGDEVGIIEGVSTTTNAQQRTAGFKDAMEAAGMKIVGVQSGNWEIDRGNAVASAMLNEYPDLKALLAGNDSMALGAVSAVRAAGKKDQVQVVGYDNINAIKPMLKDGRVLATADQFAARQAVFGIEAALKLVKGEPTGAKDGVIETPVELVTKP, encoded by the coding sequence ATGTCCGGTTTCCGTCCTGCCCGTCTCTGCGCCGCCATTGCCCTTGGCGCCGCTGCCCTTGTCAGTTTCTCCAGTGCCCATGCCGCCGAAGGCGATACGCCTCGCGTTGCGCTGGTGATGAAGTCCCTCGCCAACGAGTTCTTCCGCACCATGGAAGATGGCGCCAAGGCCTACCAGAAAGAAAACCCTGCCCAGTTCGAATTGATCGCCAACGGCATCAAGGACGAGACCGACACCTCGGCGCAGATCCGTATCGTCGAGCAGATGATCGTTGCCAAGGTCGATGCCCTGGTGATCGCCCCGGCTGACTCCAAGGCCCTGGTGCCGGTGATCAAGAAAGCCAGCGATGCCGGCATCAAGGTCGTCAATATCGACAACCGTCTCGACCCCGACGTGGTGAAGAGCAAAGGCCTGGACGTGCCGTTCGTAGGCCCGGACAACCGCAAGGGCGCGCGCCTGGTCGGTGAATACCTGGCCCAGAACAAGCTCAAGGCTGGTGACGAAGTCGGCATCATCGAGGGCGTTTCCACCACCACCAACGCGCAGCAGCGCACCGCGGGCTTCAAGGACGCCATGGAGGCGGCCGGCATGAAGATCGTCGGCGTGCAGTCGGGCAACTGGGAAATCGACCGTGGCAACGCGGTGGCCTCGGCCATGCTCAACGAGTACCCGGATCTGAAAGCGCTGCTGGCTGGCAACGACAGCATGGCCCTCGGCGCGGTCTCTGCCGTGCGCGCGGCCGGCAAGAAGGACCAGGTGCAGGTTGTCGGTTACGACAACATCAACGCCATCAAGCCGATGCTCAAGGACGGTCGCGTGCTCGCCACCGCCGACCAGTTCGCCGCTCGCCAGGCGGTGTTCGGCATCGAAGCGGCGCTCAAGCTGGTCAAGGGCGAGCCCACCGGCGCCAAAGACGGCGTGATCGAAACCCCGGTCGAACTCGTGACCAAGCCGTGA